A genomic region of Colletotrichum destructivum chromosome 1, complete sequence contains the following coding sequences:
- a CDS encoding Putative glycoside hydrolase family 1, glycoside hydrolase superfamily, glycosyl hydrolase family 1, with translation MSLPSDFVWGFATASYQIEGAAEKDGRGPSIWDTFSAIPGKIADGSSGAVACDSYNRTAEDIALLKSVGANTYRFSLAWSRIIPVGGRNDPINQAGIDHYVKFVDDLLDAGITPFITLFHWDLPDGLDKRYGGLLNREEFPLDFEHYARVVFKAIPKCKNWITFNEPWCSSILGYSSGFFAPGHTSDRTKSPVGDSAREPWIVGHNLLVAHGRAVKVYRDEFKPTDGGQIGITLNGDATYPWDPEDPEDVEASDRKIEFAISWFADPIYFGKYPDSMRKQLGDRLPEFTPEELALVKGSNDFYGMNHYTANYIKHKSTPPEEDDFLGNLETLFESKNGDNIGPETQSFWLRPNPQGFRNLLVWLSKRYNYPTIYVTENGTSLKGENDMPLEQILEDDFRVKYFDDYVKAMADASEKDGVNVKGYMAWSLMDNFEWAEGYETRFGVTFVDYENDQKRYPKKSAKSLKPLFDSLIKKE, from the exons ATGTCTCTTCCCAGCGACTTCGTTTGGGGCTTTGCCACCGCTTC ATACCAGATTGAGGgtgccgccgagaaggacggccGTGGCCCTTCCATCTGGGACACCTTCAGCGCCATTCCCGGCAAGATCGCCGATGGAagctccggcgccgtcgcctgcGACTCGTACAACCGCACCGCTGAGGACATCGCTCTGCTCAAGtccgtcggcgccaacaCCTACCGCTTCTCTCTTGCCTGGTCCAGGATCATTCCAGTAGGCGGCCGTAACGACCCCATCAACCAGGCCGGCATCGATCACTACGTCAagttcgtcgacgacctcctcgacgccggcatcaccCCCTTCATCACCCTCTTCCACTGGGACCTCCCCGATGGCCTCGACAAGCGCTACGGCGGCCTCCTGAACCGCGAAGAGTTCCCCCTCGACTTCGAGCACTACGCACGCGTCGTCTTCAAGGCCATCCCCAAGTGCAAGAACTGGATCACCTTCAACGAGCCCTGGTGCTCCTCCATCCTCGGCTACAGCTCCGGCTTCTTCGCCCCCGGCCACACCTCGGACCGCACCAAGTCCCCCGTCGGCGACTCGGCCCGCGAGCCCTGGATCGTCGGGCacaacctcctcgtcgcccacgGCCGCGCCGTCAAGGTCTACCGCGACGAGTTCAAGCccaccgacggcggccagatCGGCATCACCctcaacggcgacgccaCCTATCCCTGGGACCCCGAGGAccccgaggacgtcgaggcctcGGACCGCAAGATCGAGTTCGCCATCTCCTGGTTCGCCGACCCCATCTACTTCGGCAAGTACCCTGACTCCATGCGCAAGCAGCTCGGCGACCGCCTGCCCGAGTTCAcccccgaggagctcgcTTTGGTCAAGGGTTCCAACGACTTTTACGGCATGAACCACTACACCGCCAACTACATCAAGCACAAGTCCACCCcgcccgaggaggacgactTCCTCGGCAACCTCGAGACTCTCTTCGAGTCCAAGAACGGCGACAACATCGGCCCCGAGACCCAGTCCTTCTGGCTACGCCCCAACCCCCAGGGCTTCCGCAACCTCCTCGTCTGGCTCTCTAAGCGCTACAACTACCCGACCATCTACGTCACCGAGAACGGCACCTCCCTCAAGGGCGAGAACGACATGCCCCTCGAGCagatcctcgaggacgacttCCGCGTCAAGTACTTTGACGACTACGTcaaggccatggccgacgccTCCGAGAAGGACGGCGTCAACGTCAAGGGCTACATGGCCTGGTCCCTCATGGACAACTTCGAGTGGGCCGAGGGCTACGAGACCCGCTTCGGCGTCACCTTTGTCGACTATGAGAACGACCAGAAGAGATACCCCAAGAAGAGCGCCAAGAGCCTCAAGCCCCTCTTCGACAGCCTCATCAAGAAGGAGTGA
- a CDS encoding Putative Mss4-like superfamily protein has translation MSESRLQRALRGGCQCGRNSYIIDVPQGTTERAQVLFHTDSMHRVPLATPLAAMIRVPLSWYHSSTHALFPDEKHSTIRRVFESSSKHPSKRHFCGFCGTPLSYWTERPQAEADYIHLTLASLRGEDLRDLEDLGLIPEFEEAEEQPAIPTTTTVVGRETHGVPWFESMIEGTRLGSLRHSQVVDHSRDGAIRVEWEIVEWTDSDDIHDVAPAAAGDVDMVTNNATKRKMGDRDDADAAVEAMH, from the exons ATGAGTGAGAGTAGACTGCAACGCGCCCTGCGCGGCGGCTGCCAGTGCGGGCGTAACAGTTACATCATCGACGTCCCCCAAGGAACCACCGAGAGAGCGCAGGTGCTCTTCCACACAGACTCTATGCATA GAGTTCCTCTCGCAACCCCACTAGCCGCCATGATCCGCGTGCCGCTTTCGTGGTATCACAGCTCAACCCACGCCCTCTTCCCGGACGAGAAGCACTCAACGATCCGCCGAGTCTTCGAATCCTCGTCCAAGCACCCGTCGAAGCGGCACTTTTGTGGCTTCTGCGGCACGCCCCTGTCCTACTGGACAGAACGGCCCCAGGCAGAGGCGGACTACATCCACCTCACATTGGCCAGCCTCCGGGGCGAGGACCTGAGAGACCTGGAAGACTTGGGGCTCATACCCGAgttcgaggaggcggaggagcagCCCGCGATcccgacaacaacgacggtAGTTGGACGAGAAACCCACGGCGTCCCGTGGTTCGAGAGTATGATCGAGGGGACCCGTTTGGGCAGTCTGCGTCACAGCCAAGTAGTCGACCACAGCAGGGACGGGGCGATCAGGGTCGAGTGGGAGATTGTGGAGTGGACCGACTCGGACGATATCCACGACGTAGCCCCCGCGGCGGCTGGGGACGTCGACATGGTGACCAACAATGCCACGAAACGCAAGATGGGAGACCGAGATGATGCGGATGCCGCTGTCGAAGCCATGCATTGA
- a CDS encoding Putative AMP-dependent synthetase/ligase domain, AMP-binding, AMP-binding enzyme domain, ANL has product MSSPPSRLKNILGHLLSSSTPKKDEPQPTHNVHQLSPTFFLERAAAIEPDAEAIFHITANGRTLRRSYIEFADRARGLAYYLKKHGFKRVGILAPNTPAFLESIFGIAAAGGVNVGVNYRLKPDDITYIFDFAEVDSIIVDHEFISLLDDFRAKHPNVPFIVDTDTDATEGQLSGPFDDAVLEGLRYDSLHGKGWAGLHSQCDNEDDMLAIPFTSGTTSRPKGVVYTHRGAYLAAVGNVIESGLNYHTGRCKYLWTLPMFHAVGWTFPWAVTAVRGTHVCLRKIDYPLIWKLLKEEGVTHFNAAPTVNTLLCSAKEAEKLPHEVRVTVAASPPSAHLFEQMTNLNLFPVHVYGLTETYGPITKGYHMPSWETLPTSEKYAKMARQGHGFVTSLPIRIVKTDQPEGVLVDVAKDGKEIGEIVFLGNICAKGYYKDAEATKKLFDGGALHSGDLAVHHPDGSAQILDRAKDIIISGKRSGLVLRREVDADVIVGGENISSVALEGMLIQHPDLMEAAVVAVPDSHWGERPKAYVTIKEGKSLEGEDLIAWARNQSNISKFMVPREVEVVDELPKTSTGKLKKNVLREWARGHRE; this is encoded by the exons ATGTCCAGccctccatctcgtctcAAGAACATACTCGGGCACCTCCtctcgtcgtcaacgccgaAGAAGGATGAGCCTCAGCCAACCCATAACGTTCACCAGCTCTCCCCGACATTCTTTCTCGAGCGTGCCGCGGCAATTGAGCCAGATGCTGAGGCCATCTTCCATATAACGGCGAACGGCCGGACTTTGCGACGGTCCTACATCGAGTTTGCCGATAGAGCGCGCGGCCTTGCCTACTATCTGAAGAAGCATGGCTTCAAGAGGGTCGGGATTCTGGCTCCCAACACCcccgccttcctcgagtccATCTTTGGCATTGCTGCCGCTGGCGGGGTCAACGTAGGCGTCAACTACAGACTGAAGCCGGATGACATCACCTACATATTCGACTTTGCCGAGGTTGAttccatcatcgtcgaccaTGAGTTTATCTCCTTGCTCGACGATTTCAGGGCGAAGCACCCCAATGTGCCTTTCATCGTCGACACAGACACTGACGCCACTGAAGGCCAACTGAGCGGCCCCTTTGACGACGCTGTCCTGGAGGGACTGCGCTATGATAGTCTGCATGGCAAGGGGTGGGCAGGGCTTCACTCTCAGTGCGACAATGAGGACGACATGCTCGCGATTCCCTTCACCTCGGGAACTACAAGCCGGCCCAAAGGTGTCGTGTACACCCACCGTGGAGCCTACTTGGCTG CCGTCGGAAACGTCATTGAGTCTGGGTTGAACTATCACACCGGGCGTTGTAAATAT CTATGGACTTTGCCCAT GTTCCACGCCGTTGGTTGGACCTT CCCATGGGCTGTGACGGCAGTGCGTGGTACGCATGTTTGTCTGAGGAAGATCGACTACCCTCTCATCTGGAAACTCctgaaggaggaaggcgTCACTCACTTTAAC GCGGCCCCGACCGTAAACACTCTCTTATGCTCCGCGAAGGAAGCAGAGAAATTGCCCCACGAAGTGCGGGTGACGGTGGCTGCTAGCCCCCCGAGCGCACACCTATTTGAGCAAATG ACAAACCTCAATCTCTTCCCCGTTCACGTGTATGGGTTGACGGAGACGTATGGACCCATCACCAAAGGCTACCATATGCCATCATGGGAGACTCTTCCAACCAGCGAGAAGTATGCCAAGATGGCTCGCCAGGGCCACGGGTTTGTGACGAGTCTTCCCATTCGCATCGTCAAGACGGATCAGCCGGAAGGTGTTCTCGTCGATGTtgccaaggacggcaaggagaTCGGTGAGATTGTGTTCCTCGGCAATATCTGCGCCAAAGGTTACTATAAGGACGCCGAGGCAACCAAGAAGCTGTTTGACGGAGGTGCGCTGCACTCGGGAGATCTGGCCGTCCATCACCCAGACGGTTCGGCCCAGATCCTCGACCGAGCGAAGGACATTATCATATCGGGTAAGCGGAGCGGACTCGTGCTTCGTCGTGAAGTCGATGCTGACGTGATTGTAGGGGGTGAGAACATTTCGTCGGTGGCGCTTGAGGGCATGCTCATCCAGCATCCCGACCTGATGGAAGCAGCCGTTGTGGCGGTGCCCGACTCCCACTGGGGCGAACGTCCTAAAGCCTATGTGACGATCAAAGAAGGCAAGAGTCTTGAAGGGGAGGATCTGATTGCGTGGGCAAGGAACCAGAGCAACATCTCTAAGTTCATGGTGCCTCGCGAGGTTGAGGTGGTTGACGAGCTCCCCAAGACCAGCACGGGCAAGCTGAAGAAAAATGTGCTCAGAGAGTGGGCAAGGGGGCACCGAGAGTGA
- a CDS encoding Putative FACT complex subunit SSRP1/POB3, PH-like domain superfamily, SSRP1, dimerization, protein MAAIESFDSIYLDLSKESGKCRFAESGLGWKPAGGGDTFTLDHSNIASAQWSRAAKGYEIKILNRDSRIIQLDGFQQEDYERLAKIFKNWYSTALENREHALRGWNWGKADFGKAELSFNVQNRPAFEIPYSEISNTNLAGRNEVAVEFSAPTDQNDTGTNGHLGGARGKGKKAGAGKDQLVEMRFYIPGTAKKEADGDDAGSDAGAEEEKNAVTLFYDTLMEKAEIGETAGDTIATFLDILHLTPRGRFDIDMYDASFRLRGKTYDYKIQYDAIKKFMVLPKPDETHVLLCVGLDPPLRQGQTRYPFIVMQFKKEEEVTIDLNLTEEQIDERYKDRLQPHYEQPLHQVITYIFRGLANKKITTPAKDFQTHRNQFGIKCSIKASEGFLYCLEKAFMFVPKPATYIAYEQTASITFSRVGGAVSALSTFDITVQMKNGAGSSQFSNINREDLKGLEEFFRLKGLRVKNEIDEESNLIAAALREQAMDDSEEEVVGAAKADRGSADEDEESVDEDFRAESESDVAEEFDSDHESSGSGSQESDVDNADDDAGADDDEEEEEERPKKKKKTG, encoded by the exons ATGGCAGCTAT CGAGAGTTTCGACAGCATCTACCTGGACCTGTCCAAGGAGAGTGGCAAGTGCAGGTTCGCCGAGAGTGGCCTTGGATGGAAGcctgccggcggcggtgacaCCTTCACCCTCGACCACAGCAACATCGCCTCGGCGCAGTGGAGCCGAGCTGCCAAAGGCTACGAGATCAAGATCCTCAACCGAGACTCGCGCATCATCCAGCTCGATGGATTTCAGCAAGAG GACTACGAGCGTCTTGCCAAGATCTTCAAGAACTGGTACAGCACTGCTCTCGAGAACAGAGAGCACGCCCTGAGAGGATGGAACTGGGGCAAGGCCGACTTCGGGAAGGCCGAGCTTTCTTTCAACGTCCAGAACCGACCCGCCTTCGAAATCCCCTACTCCGAGATCTCAAATACCAATTTGGCTGGTCGCAACGAAGTCGCGGTGGAATTCTCCGCCCCGACGGATCAGAATGACACTGGCACAAACGGCCACCTGGGCGGTGCGCGaggcaagggcaagaaggcgGGAGCCGGCAAGGACCAGCTCGTTGAGATGCGCTTCTACATTCCCGGAACCGCCAAGAAGGAagccgatggcgacgatgccggcagcgacgccggcgccgaggaggagaagaacgCCGTCACGTTGTTCTACGACACGCTgatggagaaggccgagatTGGCGAGACTGCGGGCGATACCATCGCTACCTTCTTGGACATCCTGCACCTTACACCCAG AGGACGTTTCGATATCGACATGTACGACGCGTCTTTTCGCCTCCGGGGTAAGACATACGATTACAAGATCCAGTacgacgccatcaagaagTTCATGGTTCTCCCTAAGCCGGATGAGACTCATGTCTTGTTGTGTGTCGGTCTGGACCCTCCTCTGCGCCAGGGTCAGACGAGATACCCCTTTATCGTGATGCAGTTtaagaaggaggaggaggtcacGATTGATCTGAACCTTACCGAGGAGCAAATAGACGAGCGGTACAAGGACAGGCTGCAGCCTCACTACGAGCAGCCCCTTCACCAGGTCATCACCTACATCTTCAGAGGACTTGCCAACAAGAAGATTACGACACCGGCCAAGGACTTTCAGAC CCATCGCAACCAGTTCGGCATCAAGTGTTCCATCAAGGCCAGCGAAGGTTTCCTGTACTGCCTGGAGAAGGCCTTCATGTTCGTGCCGAAACCTGCGACGTACATTGCCTACGAGCAGACGGCATCCATCACATTCTCTCGCGTCGGTGGCGCCGTATCTGCGCTCTCGACCTTTGACATCACCGTGCAGATGAAGAACGGTGCGGGCTCGTCACAGTTCAGCAACATCAACCGCGAGGATCTCAAGGGGCTTGAGGAGTTTTTCAGGCTGAAGGGCTTGCGCGTCAAGAACGAGATCGATGAAGAGTCGAACCTGATCGCCGCTGCCCTTCGTGAGCAGGCTATGGACGACtcagaggaggaggttgtcggcgccgccaaggccgaccGCGGTTcggccgacgaagacgaggagagtgtcgacgaggacttcCGTGCTGAGAGCGAGAGTGACGTCGCCGAAGAATTCGACAGTGATCACGAGAGCTCGGGTTCCGGCAGCCAGGAGAGTGACGTCGACAATGctgatgacgacgccggggcggatgacgacgaagaagaggaagaggagaggcccaagaagaagaagaagacgggtTAA
- a CDS encoding Putative aldo-keto reductase, NADP-dependent oxidoreductase domain-containing protein: MQPPNQLPIAHHHVSFKKKTKHRGKKASAYQAQWAFVPRIGLGVYQLRGEDCFRACVAALEAGYRPIDTAQLYGNEAEVGWATKKSLQQQQSQFNEKAPVKREDILWTTKMGRTDGGAEQTYRSALRSVRRVAGDDGDRGRDGYYVDL; the protein is encoded by the coding sequence ATGCAACCGCCCAACCAACTACCTATTGCCCATCATCACGTCTCTTTCAAGAAGAAAACCAAGCACCGTGGAAAAAAAGCGTCAGCTTACCAGGCACAGTGGGCCTTCGTGCCTCGTATCGGCCTCGGCGTGTACCAACTACGGGGGGAAGACTGCTTCCGAGCATGCGTGGCGGCCCTGGAGGCCGGATACCGACCCATCGACACGGCGCAGCTCTACGGCAATGAGGCGGAGGTGGGCTGGGCCACCAAGAAGtccctgcagcagcagcagtcacAATTCAATGAGAAGGCGCCCGTAAAGCGAGAGGACATACTCTGGACGACCAAGATGGGTCGcacggacggcggcgcggagcaGACGTACCGCAGCGCGCTGCGCAGCGTGAGACgggtcgccggcgatgacggggACAGGGGCAGGGACGGGTACTATGTCGATTTGTAA